Proteins encoded together in one Pseudomonas sp. TCU-HL1 window:
- the speB gene encoding agmatinase, translating to MHNDFPQPLDAALIPRFAGIPSFMRLPIFEDPSQVQLALVGVPWDGGTTNRAGARHGPREVRNMSSLMRKVHHVSRIAPYDLVRIGDLGDAPVNPIDLLDSLKRIEGFFRQIHEVGTVPLSVGGDHLVTLPIFRALARDRPIGMVHFDAHSDTNDRYFGDNPYTHGTPFRRAIEEGLLDPKRTVQIGIRGSIYSADDEAFAEECGIRVIHMEEFADIGVEATLAEARRVVGDGPTYITFDVDVLDPAFAPGTGTPEIGGMTTLEAQQMIRGLRGLNLVGADVVEVSPPFDQGGSTALVGATMMFELMCILAESIAKR from the coding sequence ATGCACAATGACTTTCCCCAGCCGCTGGACGCCGCTCTGATTCCTCGCTTCGCCGGCATCCCGAGCTTCATGCGTCTCCCCATCTTCGAAGACCCGAGCCAGGTTCAACTCGCCCTGGTCGGTGTCCCGTGGGACGGCGGCACGACCAATCGTGCGGGGGCTCGCCACGGGCCGCGCGAAGTACGAAACATGTCGAGCCTGATGCGCAAGGTTCACCACGTCAGCCGCATCGCACCTTATGACCTGGTGCGAATCGGCGACCTGGGCGACGCCCCGGTCAACCCGATCGATCTGCTCGACTCCCTGAAGCGCATCGAAGGCTTCTTCCGGCAGATCCACGAAGTGGGCACGGTTCCCCTGTCAGTCGGGGGAGACCATTTGGTCACGCTGCCGATCTTCCGCGCCCTGGCGCGCGACCGCCCTATTGGAATGGTGCATTTCGACGCGCACTCCGATACCAACGATCGCTACTTTGGCGACAACCCCTATACCCATGGGACGCCTTTCCGCCGCGCAATCGAGGAAGGCCTGCTGGACCCGAAGCGGACGGTGCAGATCGGTATTCGTGGTTCCATCTACTCGGCTGACGATGAAGCCTTCGCCGAGGAGTGCGGGATTCGCGTCATCCACATGGAAGAGTTCGCCGATATTGGCGTTGAGGCGACCCTTGCCGAGGCGCGTCGGGTCGTGGGGGATGGCCCGACCTACATCACGTTCGACGTCGATGTGCTGGATCCGGCATTCGCGCCAGGCACTGGCACCCCTGAGATTGGCGGCATGACAACACTCGAGGCTCAGCAAATGATTCGAGGCCTTCGTGGCCTGAATCTGGTCGGCGCCGACGTCGTGGAAGTGTCCCCACCGTTTGACCAAGGCGGCTCCACCGCTTTGGTGGGGGCAACGATGATGTTCGAGCTGATGTGCATCCTCGCCGAGTCCATCGCCAAGCGGTGA
- a CDS encoding LysR family transcriptional regulator, which yields MLSTLTDVDLRMLRIFCSIVEAGGFTAAQVRLNTSLPRLSVLVRDLEIRLGYSLCTRGKAGFQLTEEGQATYAAAQELFTDINRFRQRTTALHGGLPDFLQIGTVDSLITCQEAPLSRAIALYRKDCPNTRLELHIMRPDELEQAVLEGRLQLAIGAFHHRLSGLYYQPMFEEEQNLYCSSDHPLFSREDATLGVEEICAADYVDRGYMAENRRPHDLRFNRSVKAFSMEAIATLLLSGTYIGYLPSHYAAAWVAAGKLRALQPERLSYRSEFHCATRQGQEANPALTKFLKCLFSC from the coding sequence ATGCTGAGCACGCTGACTGACGTTGATCTGCGGATGTTGCGGATTTTCTGCTCCATCGTCGAAGCGGGCGGTTTCACCGCCGCCCAAGTTCGCTTAAACACCAGCCTGCCACGCCTGAGCGTTCTAGTTCGCGACTTGGAAATTCGCCTCGGGTACTCCCTCTGCACCCGCGGCAAGGCCGGATTCCAGCTCACGGAAGAAGGTCAGGCCACGTACGCGGCCGCCCAGGAACTGTTCACCGACATCAATCGTTTCCGCCAGCGAACCACAGCGTTGCACGGGGGGCTGCCTGACTTCCTGCAGATAGGCACGGTCGACAGCCTCATCACCTGCCAGGAAGCTCCGCTTTCAAGGGCGATAGCCCTGTACAGGAAGGATTGCCCCAATACGCGCCTCGAGTTGCACATCATGCGCCCTGACGAGTTGGAACAGGCCGTCCTGGAGGGACGCCTGCAGTTGGCCATTGGGGCCTTTCATCATCGACTCTCCGGCCTGTATTACCAGCCGATGTTCGAGGAAGAACAGAACCTGTACTGCAGTTCGGACCACCCACTCTTCAGCCGGGAAGATGCGACGCTCGGCGTCGAAGAAATTTGTGCGGCGGACTACGTGGACCGTGGCTATATGGCAGAGAACCGACGCCCTCACGACCTGCGGTTCAACAGATCGGTAAAAGCCTTCTCCATGGAGGCGATCGCAACATTGCTCTTGTCTGGCACCTACATCGGTTACCTGCCCTCGCACTACGCCGCAGCCTGGGTCGCCGCCGGCAAACTGCGCGCGCTGCAACCGGAGCGGTTGTCCTATCGCTCCGAATTTCATTGCGCGACACGCCAAGGGCAAGAGGCAAATCCCGCACTGACGAAGTTCTTGAAGTGCTTGTTCAGTTGCTGA
- a CDS encoding SDR family NAD(P)-dependent oxidoreductase, whose amino-acid sequence MKTYLVTGAANGIGRAVALRLGEAGDIAILNDLTDSTDLQAVTEELRDCGVQARVALGDVSDPSTAAHAFEGLDRLDVLVNNAGILFEAPITELSLEQWDRMIRVHLHGAFLFSKGAAALMKRQGSGAIINIASDLGQLGCVNLCHYSAAKGGIIAFSKSLARELAPWQVRVNSVAPGGTLTPMVERMGEDYIREEAARYPLQRLGSAEEIANVVAFLASDQASFMTGQILGVNGGGAMVG is encoded by the coding sequence ATGAAAACCTATCTCGTAACCGGTGCTGCAAATGGCATCGGCAGGGCTGTCGCACTCCGCTTGGGTGAAGCCGGCGACATCGCGATTCTGAATGACCTGACAGATAGCACAGACCTTCAGGCAGTCACCGAGGAGCTGCGTGATTGTGGAGTCCAGGCACGCGTAGCTTTGGGAGACGTATCCGACCCAAGCACTGCCGCCCACGCTTTCGAAGGCCTAGACCGCCTGGATGTATTGGTCAATAACGCCGGCATTCTCTTCGAAGCGCCGATCACTGAGCTGAGCCTGGAACAGTGGGACCGAATGATTCGCGTCCATCTTCATGGCGCTTTCCTGTTCTCCAAGGGGGCTGCAGCCTTAATGAAACGACAGGGCAGCGGCGCGATCATCAATATCGCTTCGGATCTCGGCCAGCTTGGCTGCGTCAACCTTTGCCACTACTCGGCAGCGAAGGGGGGCATTATTGCCTTCAGCAAGTCGCTGGCAAGGGAGTTGGCGCCTTGGCAGGTGCGGGTAAACTCCGTCGCCCCTGGTGGCACGCTGACCCCCATGGTCGAGCGAATGGGCGAGGACTACATTCGCGAAGAAGCCGCGCGCTATCCTTTGCAACGATTGGGATCTGCCGAAGAGATTGCCAACGTCGTGGCCTTCCTGGCCTCTGACCAGGCTAGCTTCATGACAGGTCAGATCCTCGGCGTGAATGGCGGCGGTGCGATGGTCGGCTGA
- a CDS encoding polysaccharide deacetylase family protein, producing the protein MVIWPNNKRFAATLSFDLDAESAWESSSMNGRRLSLLSMGAYGRRVAVPRLLDLLERYEIRAQFYIPGRIAQIDPEVVRSIAKAGHGIGCHGFYHERVDEMDSAQNLQILTDSKAILEQTIDREVCHYRAPLWEITPDVVQSLIELGFHTDSSLMGDDRPYLVGGPEHSLLELPVSWLLDDFEQFAYSAEPAVGGVIEEPDKVYRLWAAELAGMREFGSHFMLTMHPEVIGRPSRLMMLERLIQLMRSHEDLWFCTPDTVHAHWRAGNIELPMHPY; encoded by the coding sequence ATGGTCATCTGGCCAAACAACAAACGCTTCGCCGCCACTCTCTCCTTCGACCTCGATGCGGAATCTGCCTGGGAATCGTCCAGCATGAATGGCCGCCGTCTTTCGTTGCTGTCCATGGGCGCATACGGTCGGCGAGTCGCCGTACCGCGCCTGCTTGACCTGCTCGAACGGTACGAAATACGGGCGCAGTTCTATATCCCTGGCCGTATCGCGCAAATCGATCCGGAGGTCGTGCGCAGCATCGCCAAGGCCGGGCACGGAATCGGCTGCCACGGTTTCTACCACGAGCGCGTGGATGAAATGGACTCGGCTCAGAACCTGCAGATCCTGACGGACAGCAAGGCCATTCTGGAGCAGACCATTGACCGAGAGGTCTGCCACTACCGGGCGCCGCTCTGGGAAATCACTCCGGATGTGGTCCAGTCACTGATCGAGCTGGGCTTCCATACCGACAGCAGCCTCATGGGAGATGACCGTCCTTACCTCGTAGGTGGACCTGAGCACAGTCTGCTCGAGTTGCCCGTCAGCTGGCTGCTCGATGATTTTGAGCAATTCGCCTATTCCGCCGAGCCCGCCGTCGGTGGCGTGATCGAAGAGCCCGACAAGGTCTACCGCTTGTGGGCGGCCGAGCTCGCCGGAATGCGCGAGTTCGGCAGTCACTTCATGCTCACCATGCACCCTGAGGTGATCGGCAGACCCTCGCGACTGATGATGCTGGAGCGCCTGATCCAGCTGATGCGCTCCCACGAAGACCTGTGGTTCTGCACCCCGGACACCGTCCACGCCCACTGGCGTGCCGGGAACATCGAGCTGCCCATGCACCCTTACTGA
- a CDS encoding NAD-dependent epimerase/dehydratase family protein, giving the protein MNYLVTGSNGFLGQEVVRQLLAAGHAVLGFDRSLTSAIADKGYSYVQGDLADLATLLQACQEFKPTAIIHTAAISHPVDSRRIPLQTVLTNALGTTHVFECARLSGIGRIVNLSSECAYGHNQGLGVIDESAALEPTTPYGCTKVFTEKLGKVYGDLYEIDVISLRPGWIYGPGQFMQCYLKSLLRHAIDGVALYEAEGGDYLLQYVHVSDVAQACILAAQVPVERLKQRVFNVTADEQESYRDVAQHVLSLFPQARLEIGPGTIPVLDANARFDITAAIEQLGYQPRFSLSEGLASYADWLVEHPY; this is encoded by the coding sequence ATGAACTATCTGGTAACCGGCTCCAATGGTTTCTTGGGCCAGGAAGTGGTCCGCCAGTTGCTGGCAGCAGGTCATGCCGTACTTGGATTCGATCGAAGCCTCACCAGCGCGATAGCCGACAAAGGCTACAGCTATGTGCAGGGGGACCTCGCTGATTTGGCAACGCTGCTCCAGGCGTGCCAGGAGTTCAAACCAACTGCGATCATCCATACCGCGGCGATTTCTCACCCCGTCGACTCCCGTCGGATTCCACTGCAGACAGTGCTCACCAACGCACTGGGAACCACCCATGTCTTCGAGTGCGCGCGCCTGAGCGGGATCGGCCGGATCGTCAACCTCAGCTCGGAATGTGCATATGGGCACAATCAGGGCCTCGGCGTGATTGATGAGTCCGCCGCCCTGGAGCCGACGACGCCCTATGGATGCACCAAGGTCTTCACAGAGAAGCTCGGCAAGGTGTACGGCGACTTGTACGAGATTGATGTGATCTCGCTGCGTCCCGGTTGGATCTATGGTCCCGGTCAGTTCATGCAGTGCTACCTGAAGTCTCTGCTGCGCCACGCCATTGATGGTGTTGCCCTCTACGAAGCAGAGGGTGGTGACTACCTGCTGCAGTACGTACATGTCAGCGATGTCGCGCAAGCCTGCATCCTCGCCGCTCAGGTACCGGTCGAGCGCCTGAAGCAACGCGTGTTCAACGTGACGGCTGACGAGCAGGAAAGCTACCGTGATGTTGCTCAGCACGTGCTCAGCCTGTTCCCCCAGGCCCGGCTGGAAATCGGCCCAGGCACCATCCCCGTTCTCGATGCCAACGCACGTTTCGATATCACGGCGGCGATTGAACAGCTTGGCTATCAGCCTCGATTCAGCCTTAGCGAAGGTCTCGCCAGCTACGCCGACTGGCTTGTCGAACATCCTTACTGA
- a CDS encoding APC family permease encodes MKLHDLIGYDRHGTIRELDTGLNKGKLGTKDVVFSALGFNAPAWVAASSMSILYSISGQQAPLAILIAFFFPMLVLAVCMVSLTRHAPSAGGIFTFCSRFLHPNCGVILGWTYAIACMAVTPMCAVIGTQYIQALFPALQGELQAKVISTAMILVFLVVSSRGVGVTARVAATFLIFEIAVVAGLGLLGIANPQTTGLSVATMYSLESAGGLAAIGPGVLFGVWMLANFDSAINYIEEARVPVRTVQRSLLIVLSSAFLIYSLAAIGWQFAVPVEKLAAIVENGNGGPIAVVAETYLPPAMAWIALFVVITSACAGLQISSNSAARTLYRMSEEGHLPFVLRVVNRFKAPWITLVLVSAVGIVLVWWKPIGKIIWYYDVITITLVLSYISALAAFIVMSWKKQKPLVAAGLSALALMAILVLAYIGYMAGASPVSPEDIYTAWYLGGFAIISGALIAVLSRFFGTNKLRGSSLEVS; translated from the coding sequence ATGAAACTCCACGACCTCATCGGTTATGACCGGCACGGTACGATCAGGGAGCTCGACACGGGCTTGAACAAAGGCAAGCTCGGCACCAAGGACGTTGTTTTTTCCGCACTTGGCTTCAATGCCCCCGCATGGGTGGCCGCTTCGTCCATGTCCATCCTGTATTCCATTTCTGGCCAACAGGCGCCGCTGGCGATTCTGATCGCGTTCTTCTTTCCGATGCTGGTTCTGGCCGTGTGCATGGTCTCGCTCACCCGGCATGCTCCGTCGGCCGGCGGTATCTTCACCTTCTGCTCCCGTTTTCTGCACCCGAACTGCGGTGTCATCCTGGGCTGGACCTACGCCATCGCGTGCATGGCGGTCACGCCGATGTGCGCGGTGATCGGTACGCAGTACATCCAGGCGCTGTTCCCGGCGCTTCAAGGCGAACTGCAGGCGAAGGTCATTAGCACCGCGATGATTCTGGTTTTCCTCGTCGTTTCATCGCGTGGGGTTGGAGTAACGGCGCGGGTTGCCGCCACGTTCCTGATCTTCGAGATCGCCGTCGTTGCCGGCTTGGGTTTACTGGGGATCGCCAACCCCCAAACCACAGGGCTTTCGGTTGCGACCATGTATTCCCTTGAGAGCGCCGGCGGGCTCGCCGCGATAGGCCCTGGCGTGCTGTTCGGCGTATGGATGCTGGCGAACTTCGACTCGGCCATCAATTACATTGAGGAAGCTCGCGTACCGGTGCGAACCGTTCAGCGTTCCCTCTTGATTGTCTTGAGCTCGGCCTTCCTCATTTACAGCCTCGCCGCTATAGGCTGGCAGTTCGCGGTACCGGTCGAGAAGCTTGCCGCGATCGTCGAAAATGGCAATGGCGGTCCCATCGCTGTAGTTGCCGAGACCTACTTGCCACCGGCGATGGCGTGGATTGCCTTGTTCGTCGTCATCACATCGGCTTGTGCCGGACTGCAGATTTCCTCCAATTCCGCTGCGCGGACGCTCTACCGTATGAGCGAAGAAGGGCATCTGCCTTTCGTCCTGCGAGTGGTCAATCGCTTCAAGGCGCCCTGGATCACTTTGGTGCTGGTGTCGGCGGTGGGGATCGTGCTGGTTTGGTGGAAGCCTATTGGCAAGATCATCTGGTACTACGACGTCATTACCATCACGCTGGTGTTGTCCTACATCTCTGCACTTGCCGCATTCATCGTAATGAGCTGGAAGAAGCAGAAACCGCTGGTTGCGGCGGGGCTTTCGGCTTTGGCGCTCATGGCCATCCTGGTACTCGCCTACATCGGTTATATGGCCGGTGCGAGTCCGGTTTCGCCAGAGGACATCTACACGGCCTGGTACCTCGGTGGATTTGCAATCATCAGCGGTGCCTTAATCGCGGTGCTGAGTCGTTTTTTCGGCACAAATAAGCTGCGGGGCAGCTCTCTGGAAGTCTCGTAA